The following nucleotide sequence is from Candidatus Woesearchaeota archaeon.
TATCTTATTTAAACATGAAAAAGAGGTTGGACATTCACGAAGGCATATTTTTAGCAATAGTTCTATTTTCAAGTATTGCAGTTTTCATTCCAGGAACAGGTTATGCCCAATTAATGGTTTCACTTCTCTCAGTTTCATCATTTTTATTTGGTTTGTTTATTGCATTTTCTATTTCCGATAGACATGCCAGATTAAAAGAACTACGAGAACAAATGAATGCGGGAGATGCGTTAGTCGTAATAATTGATAAATTCTCATCAGTCTGGAACACAAAAATCCACAAAAAAATCAAAAGCTTAATTGATGATTGGCTAATTTCAACAATGGACTATAAATTGGAAGATTATTCAAAAACTCAACCTAAATTTTTAAAATTAATTGATTATATAGTTAAACTTAAACTTAAATCAACTAAAAAAGAAGAAAATTATGAAAAAATTTTAGATATTCTTAAAGAATTAAATATTCAAAATAAAAAAATTGTATACCTCACTAAAGATAAAATGTCCTCTTTTGAATGGGGGAGCATCATAATTTTAGGAACAATCATATTATTTTGTTTATTCATAATTAATAACAATACTCCTGCATCAATAGTCTTAGTTGTTCTTTTAGCAACAACTTTAGTTTTGCTTATGTTAATTTTAAGAGATTTAGATCAATTAATTTGGAAAGAAAATGAATGGAATTGGGAGTCTTGGATGAATGTATTTTCTGAACTAAATTTAATTCCTTATTTTCCTGAAGAATTTATCAAAAACAAAAGAATTATACTTCCAAAATGCACAACATATCGCTCAGTTAAGTATCCTCACAAATATCCTAACATCCAAAACAAAATTGTAACCATTAAAATATCCAAATAAAATACACAACACACACTCATTCTTAACTACAATCAAAATCCAATTTTGAACTCAAACTAAAATATTATTTAAAAATAACAATTTAAAAAATTATTTTACTCTCGAGAAATTAGTTAAAAACAACAAGGTTTATAAATAATTTATTTTTCTTTTTCCCTTGATGAGTATTTATAGAGGAGGTGCTTAAATATGCGCGTAAAAAAAGGAGATATTATCAAAGTACATTATACAGGAACATTAGAAGACGGTTCTATTTTTGACTCCTCTAAAAAAGAAAGTCCAGTAAAATTTGAAGTGGGCGCAGGCGAAATGATTCGCGGTTTTGATGAAGCAGTATTAGGAATGCAAAAAGGAGAAACAAGATCAGTTATGATTCCTCCTGAAAAAGCATATGGTTTTAGAATGGATATGTTAATTCAATCAGTTCCTTTAGATGCAGTTCCTGAAGACATAGATATTGAAATTGGTTCTACTCTAACACTTGAAGGTCCAGAAGAACAATTAATTCCGGCAAAAATTGTTGAAGTAAAAGAAGAAGAAGTATTTCTTGATTTAAATCATCCTTTAGCAGATAAAACTCTACAATTCAAAATAGAATTAGTTGATTGCTAAAAACATAAAACAACAAGAAAAAATATTTTTATAATTCTATATTTCTTTTTTTAAAGATTCAGATATTTTTTGACTTAAATAAACTCGATACCCACTTTTTTTTGCAATTTCTCTCATATTACCATATACTAAATTCATTTTTTTAGAAAGGTCTTTCCCACCTTTTGAGTGTCTTGCAACTAATTGTAATCGCCCGCCTTCAACTAAAAAATCTTTTGATTTCTCAATCATTGCAAAGCAAACTTTTTTCCCTGCAGTTTGGGGTGGATTAAGTAAAATTGTATCAAACTGCTCACCAGGTTTTATTTTTTGATACATGTCACCTACACGAATATCTTTAGGCCTAAATTTTATTTTATTTAATCTTAGATTTTTTTGAGTCAAAATTATTGCTCGTTCATTAGAATC
It contains:
- a CDS encoding peptidylprolyl isomerase, coding for MRVKKGDIIKVHYTGTLEDGSIFDSSKKESPVKFEVGAGEMIRGFDEAVLGMQKGETRSVMIPPEKAYGFRMDMLIQSVPLDAVPEDIDIEIGSTLTLEGPEEQLIPAKIVEVKEEEVFLDLNHPLADKTLQFKIELVDC
- a CDS encoding class I SAM-dependent methyltransferase yields the protein MTTKKTTKKTEHYFSKKQTSEFKIDKIIFNLQGDEFKFCVAPGVFSKNKVDKGTEVLVKNMIIIDGDKVLDLGCGYGVVGVVVKSLNSDCSVVFTDSNERAIILTQKNLRLNKIKFRPKDIRVGDMYQKIKPGEQFDTILLNPPQTAGKKVCFAMIEKSKDFLVEGGRLQLVARHSKGGKDLSKKMNLVYGNMREIAKKSGYRVYLSQKISESLKKEI